A single region of the Brassica rapa cultivar Chiifu-401-42 chromosome A03, CAAS_Brap_v3.01, whole genome shotgun sequence genome encodes:
- the LOC103848292 gene encoding uncharacterized protein LOC103848292: MSSYVLLANLRAGRCSNTAEVRLLRFWEARNVRKDGELMSLDMLLLDEQSTLIHGSINSSRVDTFRSRLSEGSVYSLSGFDVARANPKFRLSDSPVSIRFNDGTELFRFRSHEQLLALANTNRELPDIVGEVSSVRSTITDGLRGPQRVMVTLRLEGDVNVCVSMFDDRAVTFQTKFDEHVSEPRVILFTSINPKVVGGKLFLNATSGTHFYFDCETAAGKEHYEKLVGDGANSSSSKSKVVSAQKIEPLTVAELNQYVLAADPQDIEFLCKAEVTSLQSEKGWCYIGCSKCAKKLQRDETSFTCLSCDRENATGVLRLRFFNDLIQLFQISCLISCALVYHIITTLFTGIEWSSRWRTIRMRLFL, from the exons ATGTCTTCATATGTTCTTCTCGCTAATTTGAGAGCAGGCCGTTGCTCAAACACCGCTGAAGTTCGTCTTCTGAGATTCTGGGAAGCTCGCAACGTCAGGAAAGATGGAGAGCTTATGAGCCTTGACATGCTTCTCCTTGATGAACAG TCTACGCTGATACACGGGAGCATCAACTCAAGCCGCGTTGACACTTTCCGGAGTCGGCTCAGTGAAGGCTCCGTCTACTCTCTCAGTGGTTTCGACGTGGCACGGGCTAACCCAAAATTCCGACTTTCTGACTCTCCGGTGTCCATACGCTTCAATGATGG GACTGAGTTATTCAGGTTTCGCAGCCATGAACAGCTTCTGGCATTGGCAAATACCAACAGAGAACTCCCAG ataTCGTTGGTGAAGTAAGTTCCGTGAGGAGCACGATCACCGACGGTCTACGCGGTCCTCAGCGTGTAATGGTGACTCTGCGTTTGGAAGG GGATGTCAATGTCTGTGTCAGTATGTTTGATGATCGTGCTGTAACTTTCCAAACTAAGTTTGACGAGCACGTCTCTGAGCCAAGGGTTATACTGTTTACAAGTATCAATCCCAAAGTTGTTGGAG GGAAGCTTTTTCTCAACGCTACGTCTGGTACGCACTTTTATTTTGACTGTGAAACAGCAGCTGGAAAAGAGCATTATGAAAA GCTGGTTGGTGATGGAGCCAATTCGAGCTCTTCTAAATCAAAAGTGGTCTCAGCTCAGAAAATCGAGCCCTTGACCGTTGCTGAACTGAACCAATATGTCCTTGCCGCTGACCCACAG GATATTGAGTTTCTATGCAAGGCCGAGGTGACCAGTCTTCAGTCGGAGAAGGGATGGTGCTATATCGGATGCTCCAAATGCGCAAAGAAGCTTCAGCGGGATGAAACATCTTTCACTTGTCTCTCGTGTGATAGGGAGAACGCTACGGGTGTGTTAAGGTTGAGATTCTTCAATGATCTTATTCAACTGTTTCAGATAAGTTGTCTCATATCATGTGCGTTAGTTTATCACATTATCACAACCCTGTTTACAGGTATCGAGTGGAGTTCTCGGTGGCGGACCATACGGATGAGGCTGTTTTTGTAG